The Prochlorococcus marinus str. MIT 9301 genome window below encodes:
- a CDS encoding glutaredoxin family protein, which produces MKIFIFVRQGCCLCDSLKNKLAKINLNELFPNLEELEEIDIDRVDLYKDKYKRYNYEVPVIAVERIRSEEIIELPRISPRLKDDQLKNWFQKNISNILEK; this is translated from the coding sequence ATGAAAATATTTATTTTTGTTAGGCAGGGATGTTGCCTTTGTGATTCATTAAAAAACAAACTGGCAAAAATAAATCTTAATGAGTTATTCCCTAATCTAGAGGAGCTTGAAGAAATTGATATTGATAGGGTCGATTTATATAAAGATAAATATAAAAGATATAATTATGAAGTACCTGTTATTGCAGTTGAAAGAATTAGGTCCGAGGAGATCATAGAATTGCCTCGCATTTCTCCAAGATTAAAAGATGATCAATTAAAGAATTGGTTTCAAAAAAATATTAGTAACATTCTGGAGAAATAA
- a CDS encoding trans-sulfuration enzyme family protein — protein sequence MGNKENNIEKPGVKTLSIHHGKTFAEETGCVMPPIFSTSTFKHGNKDNFDYTRSGNPNFRILENILKLIEESKYCTVFGSGISAVTAISSTLKSGDKVLCESNLYGCTVRMFEKVFKKFGLEVLYTDFTNENNVKKISKLEPNLIWLESPTNPLLKVLDIKAICDEANKLEIPVVVDNTFSTALIQKPLDLGATLSLVSTTKFINGHSDALGGAVLTNNEEWNSKMLFSQKALGLQPSPFDSWLITRGVKTLPLRIEQQTKSAEFISEELGNHKIISKVIYPFNQEHPQFNLAKSQMKSGGSMITLKLNLNKEDTFKFCKSLKYFSLAESLGGVESLICHPATMTHASVDDKTKNLLGIDDALIRLSIGCEDTDDLISDILFALNKF from the coding sequence ATGGGAAATAAGGAAAATAATATAGAAAAGCCAGGTGTTAAGACCTTATCTATTCACCATGGGAAAACATTTGCAGAAGAAACTGGATGCGTTATGCCTCCTATTTTTTCTACATCTACTTTCAAACATGGAAATAAAGATAATTTCGACTACACAAGATCAGGCAATCCAAACTTTAGAATTCTAGAAAACATCCTTAAATTAATAGAAGAATCTAAATACTGTACAGTTTTTGGATCTGGAATTAGCGCGGTAACTGCAATTTCATCAACACTGAAATCAGGTGACAAGGTACTCTGCGAGTCAAATCTCTATGGTTGTACAGTGAGGATGTTCGAAAAAGTTTTCAAGAAATTTGGACTAGAAGTTTTATACACAGATTTTACAAACGAAAATAACGTCAAAAAGATTTCAAAATTGGAGCCAAACTTGATATGGCTAGAAAGTCCAACTAATCCACTTTTGAAGGTACTCGATATTAAGGCGATTTGTGATGAAGCGAATAAACTCGAAATACCAGTAGTTGTAGACAACACATTTTCTACAGCTCTTATTCAAAAACCATTGGACCTTGGTGCAACACTATCGCTTGTAAGCACCACAAAATTCATTAATGGACATAGTGACGCACTTGGCGGAGCAGTACTTACAAATAATGAGGAATGGAATAGTAAGATGCTTTTCTCTCAAAAAGCTCTAGGGCTTCAACCATCTCCTTTTGATAGTTGGCTCATTACGAGAGGAGTAAAAACTCTTCCTTTAAGAATCGAACAACAAACTAAAAGTGCAGAATTTATTTCTGAAGAATTAGGTAATCATAAAATTATTAGTAAAGTAATTTACCCTTTTAATCAAGAACATCCGCAATTTAATTTAGCAAAATCGCAAATGAAATCTGGAGGTTCAATGATCACCCTAAAATTAAACTTAAATAAAGAGGATACTTTTAAATTTTGCAAATCTCTCAAATATTTCTCTCTAGCAGAAAGCCTTGGAGGAGTTGAAAGTTTAATTTGTCACCCTGCAACGATGACTCATGCTTCTGTTGATGACAAAACAAAAAATCTACTAGGGATAGATGATGCTCTTATCAGATTATCAATTGGATGTGAAGATACAGACGATTTAATCTCGGACATTTTATTTGCTTTAAATAAATTCTGA
- the rpsD gene encoding 30S ribosomal protein S4, with protein MSRYRGPRLRVTRRLGELPGLTRKASKKSNPPGQHGQARRKRSEYAIRLEEKQKLRFNYGVSEKQLVRYVKKARAQEGSTGTNLLRLLENRLDNVCFRLGFGGTIPGSRQLVNHGHVTVNGKVLDIAGYQCKSGDVIGIKENKASKKLVEGNIEFPGLANVPPHLDLDKPKLTGKINGKCDREWVALEINELLVVEYYSRKV; from the coding sequence ATGTCAAGATACCGCGGCCCCAGATTAAGGGTTACGCGTCGCTTGGGAGAACTACCAGGTCTCACCAGGAAAGCTTCAAAGAAGTCTAATCCTCCAGGTCAGCACGGCCAAGCCCGTCGCAAGCGATCAGAATATGCAATTCGTCTAGAAGAAAAGCAGAAACTTAGGTTTAATTATGGAGTTTCTGAAAAACAACTAGTACGCTATGTGAAAAAAGCTAGAGCTCAAGAAGGATCTACAGGTACTAACCTACTAAGACTTTTAGAAAACAGACTTGATAATGTTTGTTTTAGATTAGGTTTTGGAGGTACCATTCCAGGCTCAAGACAATTAGTAAATCATGGCCATGTAACCGTTAATGGAAAGGTTCTTGATATTGCTGGTTATCAATGCAAATCAGGCGATGTAATCGGAATTAAAGAAAACAAAGCAAGCAAAAAACTTGTAGAAGGTAATATAGAATTCCCTGGCTTAGCAAATGTCCCACCTCATCTTGATTTAGACAAGCCTAAATTAACGGGAAAAATAAATGGGAAATGCGATAGAGAGTGGGTAGCTCTTGAAATAAACGAACTACTAGTTGTTGAATATTATTCAAGAAAAGTTTAA
- the yidD gene encoding membrane protein insertion efficiency factor YidD — protein sequence MFKTINKSITSILLLLISFYQKWFSPFFGPRCRFIPSCSSYGYEAITRHGPWKGGWLTLKRLSRCHPLTPCGCDPVPD from the coding sequence GTGTTCAAAACTATTAATAAATCAATTACTTCTATACTTCTTTTATTGATTTCGTTTTATCAAAAGTGGTTTTCTCCTTTTTTTGGACCAAGATGCAGATTTATTCCAAGTTGCAGCTCTTATGGATATGAGGCAATAACTAGACATGGTCCTTGGAAGGGAGGGTGGTTAACTTTAAAAAGATTAAGCAGATGTCATCCTTTAACTCCCTGTGGATGTGACCCTGTGCCTGACTAA